From one Culex quinquefasciatus strain JHB chromosome 3, VPISU_Cqui_1.0_pri_paternal, whole genome shotgun sequence genomic stretch:
- the LOC6036946 gene encoding putative odorant receptor 83c yields the protein MHNVVNESAAANAGSLPEFRKSFETVRKASYLVGVALFTRESDLNVRFFGTSTIIALVYVCCLYSGWFLRSDWNRLLEMSVCLLLNLQGTSKLWTGFVHKLRYCKLFQTTERIYESFDDDERNRPILRDVVSKMNLFIRWIVIVYVSCGVIIVTLVVLYISLTGQKFLVLTIFVPYVDHTTLVGYVTHSFLHLSMIVFCVIGYLASDTAFIVTVVPIIAYGNCLQNEIRNLNLMLQMPQRNEKLITEKLLRICKLHQMIVEFEEDAVEHFKYGCAVQILFQAGTLLVTIFLSYICGYIQAASIFMALFFQLTQYCALGTIVTAKNDQMTIDIYGIEWYRLGNTQQQIVVFMLHRAQTAKDLSVGGIAPLNVETYVKIMKTTYSFLALLITLFK from the exons ATGCACAACGTGGTGAACGAATCGGCAGCCGCCAACGCAGGATCCCTGCCGGAGTTCCGCAAATCGTTCGAGACGGTTCGCAAGGCTTCGTACTTGGTTGGCGTTGCTCTGTTCACCCGTGAGTCGGACCTGAACGTGCGCTTCTTCGGAACTTCGACCATAATTGCGTTAGTCTACGTCTGTTGCCTGTACTCGGGCTGGTTTTTGCGATCGGATTGGAATCGGCTGCTGGAGATGTCTGTTTGTCTCTTGCTGAACTTACAAGGCACTAGCAAGCTGTGGACTGGATTCGTACATAAATTGCGCTACTGCAAACTGTTTCAAACTACAGAGCGAATTTATGAAAGCTTCGATGACGATGAAAGGAACAGGCCCATCCTCAGGGATGTTGTGTCTAAGATGAATCTTTTTATTAGGTGGATTGTAATTGTGTATGTGAGTTGTGGAGTTATTATCGTGACTCTAGTTGTTCTGTACATATCACTTACTGGACAAAAATTTCTTGTCCTCACAATCTTCGTTCCATATGTGGATCATACAACTTTGGTTGGATACGTTACACATAGCTTTCTTCATCTGTCAATGATTGTCTTTTGTGTTATTGGATACCTCGCATCTGATACTGCATTTATTGTCACCGTGGTTCCAATCATAGCCTACGGAAATTGTCTACAAAACGAAATAAGAAACCTCAATTTGATGCTACAAATGCCCCAGAGAAACGAAAAGTTGATCACTGAAAAACTTTTACGGATCTGCAAACTGCATCAGATGATAGTCGAGTTCGAGGAAGATGCTGTTGAACACTTCAAGTACGGTTGCGCGGTACAAATTCTTTTCCAAGCTGGCACTCTTCTGGTCACTATCTTTTTGAGCTACATCTGTGGTTACATCCAAGCTGCTAGTATTTTTATGGCTTTGTTTTTTCAACTGACTCAATACTGTGCGCTGGGAACAATCGTGACCGCAAAG AATGATCAAATGACGATCGACATCTACGGAATCGAGTGGTATCGGCTCGGCAATACACAGCAGCAAATTGTGGTGTTCATGCTTCATCGAGCTCAAACCGCAAAAGATTTATCCGTTGGAGGAATAGCACCACTTAATGTGGAGACATATGTGAAG atcATGAAAACAACCTATTCTTTTCTTGCCTTGTTGAtaacattatttaaataa
- the LOC6036945 gene encoding cecropin-B1 has protein sequence MNFNKLFLIVILAALLLLGQTEAGRLKKLGKKIEKAGKRVFNAAQKGLPVAAGVQALGR, from the exons ATGAACTTTAACAAACTGTTTTTGATTGTCATTCTGGCAGCCCTGTTGCTGCTGGGCCAAACCGAAGCCGGAAGGTTGAAGAAACTTGGCAAGAAAATT GAAAAAGCTGGCAAGCGAGTGTTCAACGCTGCCCAGAAAGGACTCCCGGTTGCAGCAGGAGTGCAGGCCCTCGGACGTTAA